The segment CGCCAAGGTCGATCATGCGTCGATGACTGTCCGCATCGACCACGGCATGGTCGACGAGGCACTGAAGACGACGCGATCGAGCTATAGGCTGACGCCGCGCAACCCGGTCCGTGCCGTTCATCTCGGCGGCAACACCATCAATTTCACGCTCGTCGCCGGACCGCCCAACGTGCATGACATGGAACGCGGCCGGCGCGCCGGCAATTTGCGCGACTATTGCGATCTCACCCGGCTGGCGCAGCATTTCAACTGCATCCACATGCTCGGCAACCAGGTCTGCGCGCCGGTGGAACTGCCGGCCAATTCGCGCCATCTCGATACCTACTTCGCCAATCTGACGCTGACCGACAAGAGTTTTCACGTCTCGGCGATCGGCCGCGGCAGGGCGCTCGACGGCATCGAAATGATGGCGATTTCGCGGGGCTTGAGCCTCGACCAGATGTGCGAAGATCCCGGCGTCACCACCATCATTTCGGTCAACTCGCCGCGCCGCTTCGACGAAATGATGGCCGAAGGGTTGATGACCATGGCCGAGTTCGGCCAATCGGTCGCGGTGACGCCGTTCACGCTGATGGGCGCGATGAGCCCGGTGACGCTTGCCGGCGCGCTGGCGCAACAGAACGCCGAGGCGCTGTTCGGCGTGGTCTTGACGCAGCTTGTCCGCCCCGGCGCCCCGGTCATGTATGGCGCCTTCACCTCCAATGTCGACATGAAGTCCGGTGCGCCGGCCTTCGGCACGCCGGAGAACACCAAGGCCAACATCGCCTCCGGGCAATTGGCGCGGCGCTACGGACTGCCCTACCGGACGACGCCGGGCTCGGCCTCCAACGCCGCCGACGCGCAAGGCGCCTATGAGACTCTGATGGCGCTGTGGGGCGCGGTGCTCGGCCATGGCAATCTCGTCTACCACGCAGCCGGCTGGCAGGAGGGCGGGCTGACAGCATCGTTCGAAAAGTTCATCATCGATGTCGAGATGATCCAGCACATGATGGAGTTTTTGCGCCCGATCGAAGTCAACGAGGCGGAACTCGCCGTCGAGGCGCTGGGTGCGGTGCCGACCGGCGGCCATTTCTTCGGCGAGCCGCACACGCTGGAGCGCTATGCCACCGCCTTTTACCAGCCGATGCTCTCCAATTGGCAGAACTACGAGGCCTGGCAGGAGGCCGGCGGGCTAGACACCACGGCGCGCGCGACGCGGCTGTGGAAGAAAGCGATCGAAGATCATGTCGAGCCGACGATGGATATTGCGGTGCGCGAGGCGCTGGAGGCGTATGTGGCCAGGCGCAGGCAAGTGATCGGGCAGGGCGAGCCGTGATGCTTCGTTGTGCGCCTGCGAGGACCCCCCTCTGGCCTGCCGGCCATCTCCCCCACTTGGGGGGAGATTGGCAGCTTCAATGCCGCCGCCCTCTTTTCAACGTTGGTGATTGGCGAAGGAGAACGTGACAGCCAATCTCCCCCCTTGAGGGGGAGATGGCCGGCAGGCCAGAGGGGGGTGGCCCCGCTCCTCCCGCACTGATTCATCTCACCCCTCCAACTCCCTGAAATAACGAGAAAATCCATGAAATCGCATGCTAGGTCGTGGTCATTGGCGGCGTCGTCGTCGGCTGTTCGGTGCTGTTCCATCTCGCCCTTCACGGCTGGACCGACATTGTGCTTGTGGAGCGCGACGAACTGACTTCCGGCTCGACCTGGCATGCGCCCGGCGGCATGCATACGATCGTGGAGGCTACCCAAAATGCGCGGGGTCGGCGGGACAGCGCCCCCCTCTGTCCTGCCGGACAGTCCGGCAGGACAGAGGGGGGCGCCGTAGAGCGCCAACCGCGACAAACAAAACGCCCTTCGGGTTACGCCTGGCCCAGCTACCGCACCGGCGCCGTCAGCGCGAAATGAGCACCCTGCGGATCCGTGCACATCACGATCCAGCCGCCACCGGGAACCTCCATCGGTCCCATCAGGATCTTGCCGCCATTGTCGGTGACGCGCTTGGCCGCCGCGTCGATTGCGGGAGCATTGAAATAGAACTGCCAGACCGGCACCGGAACCTGCTCGGGCTTGTTCATCATGCCGCCGATGGGTTCGCCGCCGGCGGCAAACAGCTGGTAGGTGCCCATCGACCCCATATCCATGGCGTCGCCCTTGGTCCAGCCGAATTGCCCGGCATAGAAATCGAACGCGGCGCGCCAGTCGGTCGTGTACAGTTCATGCCAGCCGATATGGCCGGGAGTGGTAGCCGGCACCGGCGGCTGGTCAGGGCCATCAGGCTGCAGGAAGTTGAAGACCGCGCCTTGCGGATCGGCGACGACCGCAAAGCGGCCGACGCCCGGAATGTCATCGGGTTCGCGATGAACCGCACCGCCGGCCTGCTTCAGCGATTTCGTCGAGGCGTCGACGTCGCTGGTATGGATGTAGCCGATCCAGGCCGGCGGCATACCCGCCTTGCGCACTTCGTCCGGCTGCGTCATCAGCCCTGCAACGCCGCGCTCACCGACATTCATCACGATATAGCGCGGCATGCCGGGCGCGCCGTCGAAGGGCTGCGCCTTCCAGCCGACCACGTCGGTGTAGAACGCTTCGGCAGCGTCGAGATCGGTGGTCATCAGCTCGTACCAGAAGAAGGACGTCGGGGATTTTGGCATTGTCGTGCTCCTTGGGGTTTCCAGTCATCGATCATGCGTGATCCATCTAGGACGATCTTCGCGACGGAATTCCGACAGCCAGGCGAAAAGACCAGGAGATGCGTGCCAAGTGATCGCGCGTGAAGCTCCAAAACATGAGTATGGTTATCATGTTTTTATCTTGGCTTTTCAGCAGCTTGGCTGAAAATTGACCAATTGATAAAAAAACAAAACGTGCTAGCCTTCGCCAAAACAACAAGGAATGGGGAAGCGGAATGGCGACTGGTCATTTCAAGCAGGGCATTGCCGGCGGCCGGCTTTCGCCCGAGCAATATGCCGAGAATTTTTCCGACCTGCATCCGCCGCTCGATCATCACGAGGCGCTGGTCGAGTCCGATCGCTGCTATTTCTGCTATGACGCGCCGTGCATGAACGCATGCCCGACGTCGATCGACATCCCGCTGTTCATCCGCCAGATATCGACCGGCAATCCGATCGGCGCGGCCAGGACGATTTTCGACCAGAACATTTTGGGCGGCATGTGCGCCCGCGTCTGCCCGACCGAGACGCTGTGCGAAGAGGTCTGCGTGCGCGAAGTGGCGGAAGGCAAGCCGGTGCAGATCGGCCGTCTGCAGCGTTATGCCACCGATGTCGCGATGGCCGAGAACAAGCAGTTTTATGCGCGCGCCGCCCCGACGGGCAAGACGATCGCCGTGGTCGGCGCTGGACCGGCCGGGCTTGCCGCCGCCCATCGGCTTGCCCGCCATGGTCATGACGTGACCATTCTCGAGGCTCGCCCGAAAGCCGGCGGTCTCAATGAATATGGCATTGCCGCCTACAAGAGCATCGACAATTTCGCTCAGGCGGAGGTCGACTATATCATTTCGATCGGCGGCATCGACATCCAGAACGGCAAGGCGCTTGGCCGCGACTACCAACTGTCGGACCTCACCAGGAATTACGATGCGGTGTTCCTCGGCATGGGGCTTGGCGGCGTCAACGCGCTCAGCGCCGACGGCGAGGACGCGCAAGGCGTCACCAATGCGGTTGAGTTCATTGCGGAGCTTCGCCAGGCCAGCGATCTTGCCAACCTGCCGGTTGGCCGGCGCGTCGTCGTCATCGGCGGCGGCATGACGGCGATCGACGCTGCGGTGCAATCAAAGCTGCTCGGCGCCGAAGAGGTGACGATCTGCTATCGGCGCGGCCAGGAGCACATGAACGCCTCCGAATTCGAGCAGGACCTGGCCGCCGCCAACGGTGTCATCATCCGTCACTGGCTGCAGCCGAAGCGGGTCATTACCGAAGGCGGCAGGGTGTCGGGCATCGAACTCGAATATACGGCGATG is part of the Mesorhizobium sp. L-2-11 genome and harbors:
- a CDS encoding trimethylamine methyltransferase family protein, whose translation is MNEPRRKRGAERTSNRGPAAIPQLPLRRVTNPYPPMAILSADQIEAIHQASMHILENFGIEVMSPRALSLFEKAGAKVDHASMTVRIDHGMVDEALKTTRSSYRLTPRNPVRAVHLGGNTINFTLVAGPPNVHDMERGRRAGNLRDYCDLTRLAQHFNCIHMLGNQVCAPVELPANSRHLDTYFANLTLTDKSFHVSAIGRGRALDGIEMMAISRGLSLDQMCEDPGVTTIISVNSPRRFDEMMAEGLMTMAEFGQSVAVTPFTLMGAMSPVTLAGALAQQNAEALFGVVLTQLVRPGAPVMYGAFTSNVDMKSGAPAFGTPENTKANIASGQLARRYGLPYRTTPGSASNAADAQGAYETLMALWGAVLGHGNLVYHAAGWQEGGLTASFEKFIIDVEMIQHMMEFLRPIEVNEAELAVEALGAVPTGGHFFGEPHTLERYATAFYQPMLSNWQNYEAWQEAGGLDTTARATRLWKKAIEDHVEPTMDIAVREALEAYVARRRQVIGQGEP
- a CDS encoding VOC family protein; its protein translation is MPKSPTSFFWYELMTTDLDAAEAFYTDVVGWKAQPFDGAPGMPRYIVMNVGERGVAGLMTQPDEVRKAGMPPAWIGYIHTSDVDASTKSLKQAGGAVHREPDDIPGVGRFAVVADPQGAVFNFLQPDGPDQPPVPATTPGHIGWHELYTTDWRAAFDFYAGQFGWTKGDAMDMGSMGTYQLFAAGGEPIGGMMNKPEQVPVPVWQFYFNAPAIDAAAKRVTDNGGKILMGPMEVPGGGWIVMCTDPQGAHFALTAPVR
- a CDS encoding NAD(P)-dependent oxidoreductase; the protein is MATGHFKQGIAGGRLSPEQYAENFSDLHPPLDHHEALVESDRCYFCYDAPCMNACPTSIDIPLFIRQISTGNPIGAARTIFDQNILGGMCARVCPTETLCEEVCVREVAEGKPVQIGRLQRYATDVAMAENKQFYARAAPTGKTIAVVGAGPAGLAAAHRLARHGHDVTILEARPKAGGLNEYGIAAYKSIDNFAQAEVDYIISIGGIDIQNGKALGRDYQLSDLTRNYDAVFLGMGLGGVNALSADGEDAQGVTNAVEFIAELRQASDLANLPVGRRVVVIGGGMTAIDAAVQSKLLGAEEVTICYRRGQEHMNASEFEQDLAAANGVIIRHWLQPKRVITEGGRVSGIELEYTAMEGDKLVGTGERLTLTADQVFKAIGQSFVPAALNGSGALLALEAGRIKVDAEGRTSLPNVWAGGDCIYGGDDLTVSAVAQGRDAAESIHRALTSNGRA